The DNA window TCCCCTTGGAATCCCTTGGAACACCTTGGATGACCTTCGATCCCCTTCGATCCCCTTGGACCCCCTTAGATCACCTTGGAAACCCTTTGGAACCCTCAGATAACCTTGGTACCACTTGGAATTCCTTGGACACCCTTGGAAACTTTTGAAACCTCTAGGATCCCCTTGGAGCCCGCTGGatccccttggaaccccttggaaacgCTTGGGTCCTCTTGGACCACAAAACCCACCACTGGTCTCCGAGCTCGGTTTTGCtccggtggtggtgggggggcaaGAACTGTCTGGTGGCCCCAACCTTAATGCCACAAGGGCAGGGACCGGCCGTGGCAACGACCACCGTCTACACCGAGCCAGATGGGCCACCGCCCTCAGCTCCCGGCAGCTGAGGCTGAACAGTCCCGGGAAGGGTCTCGGGAAGTGAATTTTCTCGGTGGCGTCGCACGGTgggtcctgtcctctcctcccgcCCTCGTGGGGTTTCTGCTCGGCCAcgggtgggggtttggggggagcTGACGTCCCTGATGCTGCCGGAGCCCAGCAAAGCACAGGGAGGAAAGGATTGCCCGCGCCTTCTCCATCCGTTTCCTGAGCTGATGGTGGCCAAGACCCAACGCTCGGCTTCACCACCCGTCTCCAGCCTGGGGCAGAGCGACGGCACAGGCAGGTTTCCTCTCCGTAGCCTGATTTTCTTGgaaattgagggaaaaaaaaagtaataaagtaCAGCCAGGCCCCAAGGACACCCCCACGCCTCCATGCAGGGCTTCGCGCGCTCCCCTTTCTTGTTGCTGAGCGGGAGCGAccggcagcctctccccatcccttcaAGCATCCCAAGGGCTCGGCTTTGggtccttcccttctccagggcaCCTCTGGGTGCAGCACGGGGACAGGAACGCAGCTCCCGGCTCCGAGGCTTTGCTTCCCGCAGCTTCCCCAGCCAAGCAGAAAAGGCGCTTTTGTGGGTTTTCTCGGCTCCGTCGCTCCTACAGGCACCGGAAAGGTTTTCTCGCTGAGCGGAATGACACGGAAGGACCCGTCTGCTGAAACTGCGGGTGTTAAAAAGGGGGCAAAGAGCACCGAAGAGCTGCTTCTTCCCTCACTCCCAGTCTGGTCCTGGTGCAGGTCCTCGGTGGTACTGGGcgctgctgggagctggatggGTCGGGACCGCGGTCCCGGCAGGCATcgtgctgcggctgctgcagtgACGCGGCGAGTGGCGGCGTCCGTcagccaaaaaggggaaaaaatctccccaaatccatggcagGTTTCTGCCATGGAGCCgatttctgctgtatttctagCAGGGAGCAGCTCCTGGGCAACTGCTGGCCCCAATGGGCAGGagctgggtgtgtgtgtgggggggaagctGCCAACACGTCCCCCGCGGACACCGATTTATATGTTTTTAGAGCCTGTCCTCACACAGGTCCCTTTCTCCGTCCTGGCCATAGGCTGGTccgggtgggaagggaccttaaaggccaccgaGTTCCACCCCTCCTgcctgaacccccccaactctctcagcccggccccacagcagaggggctccagccctcccagcatctccggggccgcTCCAACGGCTCCGTGTCCCTCAGATggccccagagcggagcagaggggcagaatcccactccccccccaccccccgtctcgtcctgctggccacgctgccaggggctttctgggctgccagcgcacgttgccgatgaatgttgagcttctcatccagcaacacccccccaagtccttctcctcagggctgctctccagccattccccacccagcctggatttgggcTTGCGATGGGGCTTGAAAGAAGCCAGGGACCCCCCCCCTAAAGACTCCTGGCCCCAGGCAGCGCCTTGCTCCATCCCCGAGGGCTGCTTTTGCCCCAGGGTTTCACCCCGGCACATTCCATCCTCTGGTCTCACCCCGACGCCGCGGGTCAAACCCATCCGCGATTCAGGTGGGAACGGCCCCATCCTCCCACAGGACACGGCCCCGTGCTCCCGGGAAACCTGCCTGACCGACGCCAGTCGCCAATCCCGGAGATCGAACGCTCCCTCAGGCGCTTCTGGTTGCAGCTTCGCCAGCGAGGAAGCCACCACGCAGCAGGTACCACGGCTCAGCATCACCTTTGGGGGTGTGGATGGAGACACCCCCCCGCCTTGTCCAGGGTGCCGGAGGCTTGTTGGCCCCTTTCCGCATGGCAGAGAGGAACAACAAGACCGGGAACATTGGGGAAAGCGCCCCAAGATCCCCCCAGATCCTCCCAATTGCTGTCCCCATCCACGTCATCGTTGCCCTGAACCACCCCATGCCCTCACCGCCTTCCTCCATTGctcctcctgctttccctcccacACCAAGGGGGGATttttccagcccccctgccccaagaATGCACTTGGAGGGGctcaaacagcaggaaaaggtGCCAGGGGATGAAGGACCGCTCACACTCCTCCTCTGCCGCAGGCCTTGCCGGCTCGGTCCCACCAGCCGGCGGCCGTTCGCAGCCAAGCGCTACCGGGTTTCTACAAAAAGCGAAGCCTGGGGGAACCGTTCGTACCGGGGGGGCTCCACTGGTCAGACTGGAGAGCCTGGAGAAGGTAAGTGACGGCAGGGAAAGGCTCCTGCGGGGGCATCAGCTCAGAAACGCGCCTTCACCCACCAGCCACGCGAGCGACACGGACGGTTTTTAGGTGACGAGTCCCACCAGCCTGCCCTAGGAAGGAATATTTTCCAGCTTCCCGGCCAGGGAGTCTTCCCCGCCTGAAAGGTTCAGTTCCTCGTACAGATGAAGAgttaaagagcaaaaaaaaaaaaataaaatcaaacaaacgCCAGGTCAAAGCCGCCGCTGGTGCCAGCTGCGGCAGAGAAAACTCACTCTGGGCTCGACAGCTGGACGGGGAAGCCagattttttcctccccctctgtcACAGTCGCAGGGGAAGGAGCGGGAAGGAGGGAGcggagctggggaagggcagagggggTGTTTTGGACCTGACGAAGATGGTGGTTTCTCTCCCCCGAcggcagccctgggcagcagcctCCCGTTGGCCGCGGGGTGAGCCGGCGAGAGGAGCTgctccaggcaggaggaggaggcgaggGACGCGTCCGCATCCGCCCGGGGCCGCGTGGGCTCACGCAAAACCGCCCacggggggctctgggggtccccccccccaaatcctcatcccccctccccctcaaGAAGGTGCTGCCGCAGGAGCCCCAGAACCGGCTGGTGGGTGACAGGGACAAACCCAACCCAGACGACGGGGGCTTCGACTCGCAGCCgtccccccgcggcccccggccccgcggcccttctccttccccctccctcggCTCAGCACAGCGGGGTTTGGGTTTTCGCCCTCCTTGGGCGCAAGCTCAACTCGCTCCGTCAACTTGTTGAGGGAAATCGGTTGTCTAGCGTAAATAAGTTAAGCTTTAACGAGAATTAATTTACCTCGGATCGTAATACGGGTGCGATTCGTGCTCTTCGCTGAGCTTCACTGAGCCCCAGGGCGGCTgcatttgctgaagcctttaggccgcGATAAGAGTTATTTCCCTTTAATAATTTTCCTTAATTCGTTCCCCCATTTAATTTTCTTAGTGACTTTCCTCGAACTGAGGGGAACCGAGGAGTCCCAGACTCGGGAAAAACACCACCGAAACGTCGCCGTGACATCAACGCCTTTCCTGCGCCGAAAGCCTCAACGCAGCGCTGCCCCGGGAAAGTGACGGGCGCCGTTTGCGTCGCTTTTtattcccccccaacccccccaaaacctctttttctctcctttttaaccCGCTGCGCTTCCTCTCTGCCTTCGCAACCCCGCTGCCGGCACCGTGCCCACCAACACCCGtctcctcccctgcccctccGGCTCCCTTCCCGGGCGAGTTGTGCTGGGCCCGGGGCGAGAGCGGCACCTGAGGATGAGGAGGGCGTGGGAGGAAGGTTGAGGGTGTCGTTGACAGGGGCAGGAAGCCCgaagggggtgggatgggggagcccTGAGCCCCCCTCACCCCGGAGGCAGGGCCGGGGGCCAGCATGCGCACACCAGCAGGACAGAAGGATGCTCCTTCCAGCTCTCCCCATTCCCAAACTTCCTTGAAAACACCACACGGAGCCCAGATAACGCCGTTATCAATTAGCGCAGACAGTCGTcgcacatcatcatcatcatcaccaccaccggCTCCCGCGTCACCCTGCAGGGGGCCTGATCCCACCCCATCCCCGAGGGTCTCTCCCGGCCGCAGCCCGGCTCAGAGCTGGGTGGCTTTTTTCTGGCAGATCCACCGCGACATCGAGCCGCAGCTCTCGGAGCTGATCCTGCCCTCCTTGATCACCCCGCAGGAGCCGCCTTCAGCCCGGGGGCTCAGCTGGAACCTGCGGGTGCGGGAGGGAGCCCCACGTCACACAGGAAGGTCCCTCGGGTGATGGTGCCCACCCCGACACCCGTCCCTCACCAAAGCGCTCACCGGCTCGGGTCCAGGCGGGAGCCGTTCAGCCAGGTCCAGCCCTTCCCGGCGTAGAGGCCGATCCAGAAGTAGCTGGTGGGTTTCTGGAGGGTTCTATTTAGGAAATCCTGTATCGCAGAGAGGGCAGGCGGTGACGCCCATGTGCCGCAGGTCACCATCCCAAACCAGGCTCCAGCCCCCGTGTCCCAGGACAGAGCCCCACCAGCGTCCCCCACGCGAAGGCACCCAGGGCCGGGTGCTTGACCCCAGGGTCCCGGGCAAGCCCTCAGCCCTTCTCCAggtgccaccagccccacagTCCCACATCCCTGATGCCATCGGTCCCTTTACCAGCTCATCCTggtcctccagcagcagcagctcggcaCCTCGATTCGCACAGTCCTCCCGGCTGGCGCTCCAAGGGTTGATCCCACCGGACTCCCAATAGCACTTGGTCCCACGCGGCATCCAGTTCATGGGGCACAGCTTGCACCCCGCGCCCTCTGAAAGACAGTCAGCGCCGTGTTCAGCCACCACGCAGCCACCTTGTCCCCTGCGCGCCCCAAGAAGGACAAGTGGTTCAGGCCGGTTTGCTCCCCAGGGAGACGGGGATGCCCCGAGCTGCGCTTGGGGAACAAAATATTGGGGAATTTGGGCTATAAGGTTTGGGGGAAACCTGACGGTGCCGAGATGCGTGGTGGCCGGGGCAGTTACCTTGTGGCTTTGACGAGCAGAGAGCTCCCCTCAGCTCCGAGCAGACGTTCTGCGGGATGATGTTGCCATCTCCTACGTTCCCGCTCACGTTCTTGCGGATTCCTGGGTTCTCCGACTGCTGGTGGAGAACTgcaaggggggagcaggggagagggacgGGCTCCCCCAAGATCTACCTTCACGTGGCCCCGGGGAGCTGCGGGGAGGTGTCTGGGATGGATCCCGACACCGAGCGGGTGCTCAGAGCCCTCCAACCCACCCCCAAGCCTTGATCCGAGCATCTCATGGCGGGGTGAGAACTGGGCCTCGGGGTCCCGACCCAGAGCAGGCTCCAGACCTCGGGGTCACAACCTCAGACAAGTTCCTTTTGGGGTCAAAACCTCTGAGctcaccccccccacacacatattTGCAACCGCCTCCACCCCGCTGCTGCTTTCCACTACCAAGCAGGACGTGCGACCTCCACCCCCAGCGTGAGATCGCACGCCAGCATCAAAACTGGATGGCGGCAGAAAGCCCCGTAGCCTCTGACCGCTGCGGAAGTGGTCTCTGCTGCAAAACAAGCTGTACCGGCCTCACCCGTGCAGTTCAGAGGGGCCTGACGCGAGGGTGAAGGGCTCCCCACCGCCTTCTGACTTACCCCTTGCACCACGGTGCGCCCACGGCCACCTGCGGCGCCCATGACCGGCTCCCAACAGATTGATTTTGGAGGGGTCTCTCCGGCGCTGGGTCCACGCCAAGTTCAAACCATCATCCCCAGATCACTGCTGGCCCCGGATCTCCTCCCCCTTTGGAGAATCTCCTTCCCAAGGGCCATCGGACATTTGAGGCTCCCTTCCACCTGCtcggtggggttttggggttgctGGGGGGCCAGCGCAGCGTCAGATGCCGCCAGCAACGTCACACCGGGCACAAGGCTAATTTCGGCAGGGCTCCGTGTGACCCCGAGCTCGGCCACGGGGTGACAAATCCTGACCCTGCCACGGCTGAGGAGCCTCCAGGGGTTTCTCCTTCACTGGCCAACCAAGAGTCAAGGCTCCTGCACCCATCAGCTCTAAGAAACTCCGATAAAAACCCACTTCCCCCCACCTTGCACCAACGCGCGTCAGCCAACGCCGATCATAAAAAGCAGATTTGCCTCCTACGCAAACCGCCGGGCCAgcggccccccctccccgccctttGCAGGGTCCCCTCTTTGCACTGTCCTTTGGTTGCCCCCCTGCCACCAAGCGGAGCCAACTCACGCGAGCATCCCATCGCCACCACGGCCACTCCGAGGAGGAGGTTCCCAGTCCAGCCGGTCCAGAGCGCGGTTCGGTGCCACTGGGGACAGCCCGATGCTGCAAGAGGAAGAGTTGtcgggaggagaaaaaaaaaaaaaaacaacaaaaaaaccaaaaaaaaaaccactggccCAATCCCACATCCAACGAGCCAGGTCTGCAGAGCGGATTTGGGctattttctccccaaaaagcccTCCGTggtggtgatgctgctgctggTTGTTCAAAAGCTGCGGTCAATCGTCGGCCTTTCGCCGCTACCGCCCTCCTCCATTTCACACCGATCCCGCCGACGCCGGGGCGAAGCGATGAggttgggttggttgtttttttggttttttggtttttttggttggttggttttttttttacccagctaTCCAAAACCTCCGAAAAATTGGGAATTTCCTTGCCTCAGAAAGGGTTCGGTCAAGGTTAGAGGTGGGCCAAGATGGGAGATGTGCCCCATCACGGCATCCTTTCCCCCTCCAAGGAGACTTCATCTGACCACCCTCATCCTCCCCCAGCTCCGTCCTGCCCCGAGGGAGTGCGGAGGCAGGATCAAAAGGGATGCgtttggtggggggggaaataaatcagGAATTCttgccaaaaaatgaaaaaaaaaaaggtgcggTGCGTTAACCGAGGAGGGTCCTCACCAGGCAGAGCTCCcttccagaggaggaaaaagcagcaattgAACcttttgctggtttattattttttttttcccataagctAGAAACCAAAACCAGGGTCCGCAGAAAGAGAGCACGAAGCAGCacggggaggcagaggaggaaggaaaaaaggcacgAAACACCCCCTGCAAGGGCAGCAAAGATGGACCAGGAGTATCGAGACATGGATGAGGGCATCTAAGGACAGTGGCTGCCCTGAGAGCGGGTGAATTTGGGCAGGTTTGGAGCCTTTTGCTCCCTGGATTTCTTCTTCCAGGATTTCTTCTTCCCTCACGCCAGGACCAGGACAGTCCCTTGGGATGGGTTCGAAGAACCGGCCCCCGAAAACGCGCTCGGGTGCCGTGGCCGAGTCCTGCCCCGCGGAGCATCCGAGGTTCGGTTTGTGGAGTTCAGCCTGTCCCGGCGGCAAGGACGACGTTCCAATGGCCGAGCTGGGGGTGTTCCGGGAAGGCTTAAAAATAACCGTGGAAAACCGGAGCTGGTTTCCCGGTAGGGCTGTGGGCGAAGCCGCCGCGCCAGGAAGGGCGAGGGAGGTGTaaaggtggaggggggggacacaacgCCGTCCCcaagggcagctgcaggcagacgAGAAGCCGCGGGGTTGAACCCCCCGGCAGCGACGTTAAGGCAATCCCGCTTGGTTTCCACGGTGGAGGAATCCCGTTCCAGGGTAGGACTCCGGGTAGGGAGTGAAACAGGGACCATGTTCCAAAGAAACCCTGCAGCCTTTTCCAAGACAAAACTCCCAGTGGGATCCCAAACGGCAGGCGGGATCCCTTATCTCACCCGCGCCCCGCAGCCGTGGGCGCCTTCCCCTCCTGCACCAACCCGGAGGGCGGGAGTCTCCCAACATGATGGCAGCCCAAAACCGAAaaagctccccccccccaccccgccgccaaaacaaaaaaaaattgccactCTGCGCTTACCGCCAGGCTGAGGGAGCGAATGCAGGTCCCTGCGGCGGTTCCCGGGACCGATAGCCAGGTCGGCGTAAGTGATTTCCTCAGGCATCGCGGGAGAGGAGCGCCCAGCCGTGCCTCGGGCTCCGCGGGTGTCGATCCAGCCGTCGGCCAAGCCGGTTTTGCGCAGGTTTGTCGCTCGCCTCCAACACTGCGAGCTCCCCCTCCAAGGTAGAGGTCTGCGAGGGTGAGCGCGAGCCTCTGAACGCGCatcaggaagacaaaaaaaaaaaaagcaataaaaaaaaaaaaagcacgttcGACGCGCTGGCCTGCCCGAAAATGAAACTTTGCGCCGCTTCTGCCGGATTAAGGCTGGGAAAAGGAGTTCACAGCGAGGGAAGTAACACCTGAGAGCGTCAAGAAGCCTTTTCTTTGCGTATTCTATCCGTATTCTCCTACCGTCCCACAGGAAAGCTCCCAAACAAGACacctgcaataaaaaaaaaaaaaataagggccCAAACCGACCCAAAACGTGTCGTTCCGGACTCTGCTCCCCTCTGTCCAAACTGGCTGTTTTACGTGACAACTAAGGTGGCATTGCCAGAATGACGCAAAGACTCCGCGATCTCCCAGAATATTCCCAGAAGGACCGcgatttttaagaaataaagtaaCGCCGGACCCCTTCCACCCTCACCTCCTCCCTTTCGCTACGCAAAAGGTGTTTTTCCAGCCTCAGCCGCTGCTTCTTCTCCCCACCCAAACCTATGCCAGCGTCGTCGCCTTCTCCCCGTTACCGATTTCTCCCTAATCCCGCTGATTTTCCAGCCCGGGGTTTCAAGCACAGCGTCATTTTGCTGCTCTGTGGAGCTAAGCGGGTGCCAAAAAGCCTGGGAGACTCTTCGGAAACAAAGGGGGAAGGATGGAAAACATTCCAAACAGCTCAAGAAATCTGTCTGTTTCTCCTTCGTGCCTTGTTTTCAAGTCACTTCCAAGAGATAGTCGGCTTCTCCTTTTGGAAGCCGGGATGGGACCAGACTTATTAGAGGCCAGGAAAggtagaaaaagcaaacaaaaccccgaAGTTCCAGGAAATCGAGCTATAAAGGCGTGAGGTGACATCCTGCCCGGCTCGTTTGGGAGACctgctcatcttttttttccctgcacgCAGGCTGAGGAACCCCACGCGAGGATCTTCCGAGCCGCGGGAAGCGGAAGCCACGCTGGCAGAAGAAGAGCCAGATGCTTCCGGATCCACCGGAGCCTCCAAAAATTAGGGATTTATGCCCATTGAGGAAAAAGGGGGTTCTCCGGAGAGCAAACCCGCTCCAGACTTGCGCAGAGAGAAAGCgacccgaaaaaaaaaaaaaagagctctaaAGAGAGCAATCGACCCCCACAAACTCGACGCCTGCGGCATCGTTGAGCTGATGTTTTGCATTTTCACAGCTGGTAAGAGACAGATTCTAAATTCCCTGCCAAGGGGCaggaggccctccaagccttccaCGGAACGCCTCAAGCACCCTCAAGGAAATACATAACGCGGGCCCGGCCTTCGAGGAACCGATAAGGCTCACGCTTCTGGCGCCCAAAAGCGGGGGAGAACTGTCTTGGGAAGACAGGagagttctgccactcgtgtggtgagctcgctagttctcagtgCTCGAGGCCATCGGGTCCAGCGAGCggcctttgcttcattatccgcggAATGCGTGTGAAAGCGCAGGCCCCTGCACGTGCTCACGGAGGTTACAGAGATCACGCTAAACACGGAtgctcgtctctccacccaaatcacgctacacctcacctgggagaagggagacaccggagcccaggctgtccctggCAAGGGGGGTGGGCCCTGCTAATTCGGCAAAcgtaaaaggggaaaataagggCCCccaggggggaacaaagaagaaacaaaagaagatagcgcctgggaagattcttcccaagaaagacgaCCGTGTCTGGGAaaattcttcccaagaaagaagatcagacctgggaagatttttccaagaaggaagaagattgtgcctgggaagattccccggaaaagacgctggaaccagggcCAGTGAtctctttccctctgcctttttctccgccttttcctttctctgtgcctcagtttctcttttcccttggaGTTGTTAAGGAACGGTTAGAGTTGGGAAGGAACGACCTTCGGTACTGCTTGCCGTAACtcgtcctatacctgttgttaagtaacacaacgCACGCCTCACCACTTGCcgtaatttgttatatacctaaacAATTaccgtggacttgttaagacctgtACTAACCGTTCCGGTGAGCTAATAAGCGTTTCTATAtcgaccttgagatttatctcaccttagtccgcgccgtTGAGCATtgacgaatctgaagtcactcaCCCTCCCTCTTTaccgggagtgggacgtgacacagcTGGAACGGCAAACCCGGCCGGCCGCTGAGCAGGATTCCTCCTCTCCGCACCAACAGCGGCAGGAAGGAATTcactggggggggtgggtgggtgggtgggtgtgtgtgtggggagaagGCGGGTGCTCAGCCACGCTGGTGGCTCCAGAGTTTGGCCGCGTTCAaccacggccccccccccccgcccagtccAGGCTGAACTGGGGACAGTGCTGGCAGGAGCCCAGGGATGggggaaagcataaaaaaaaaaaaaaaaaaaaaaaaaaaagaatggggggggggggaagcaagcTAAACCACCGGGGCCtgagcccccccaacccccagccatcaccctgctcaaagcacagACACTATTTCCACAGCAGCCCCCACCTGACACCCCCATCTCCCTTctccacttcccccccccccgccgccatcaTGACAGAAACAGCCCTCAAAGCCGCTTTTCCTCCCTTCCGATGGCTTTCAGGCCCCAGGGGTGTTATTTTGCCTCATCCCCGAGGagaaagggggcggctgtggttAACAGCGTGGAAGCAGGACGGCTGCGAGGAGAGGGGCAGGCGGCGCTGGCAGCAGCACCCACccagggaagggcagagctggagcaccCACCAGCCCGGGTGCCCTTCTTGAGGGGGCAGGAAAACACGGGGACACGGGCTGAagccacccccctcccaccaccagcaccccacactgacagggatggggggagAAGACCCCGGGGGGCAGCCACCCCCTCACAGCCGTGTCCTCCAACGCTCCCAAAGGCAGGATGGAAAGTGCCACcagaggggaggggacagggctgcctccagcacacgcccctgccccagcaggagaCAAACACATGTAGAAATACATCATGTTTTAATAAACaatacaaaacagcaaaacaaaaaaaaaagcttccatgTGAATGAGAGTCTAACTTTCAAGGGAGCCCCACAGGGGCCACTTCACCCCCTGGCCCTGTGTCCCCTCCACCCTGCACAGGGCCAGGGACCTGCACTGACATTTCTGCACCCAGCTcatctggcagcagctgctccagctccatCACCACAGCTCAGCATCACCTGTGAGGTGTGAGAGGAGCAAGATGGGTTCTGGGGTGGGCCCAGGAGGATGAAGAAACCAGTCCCAGGCTTGAGGTCCCAGTGCAGGCAgcacacagcagctcccagcacctctccccacctgcaggaccAACCcggagcagcagctgagggaaggaCATCCCCACACTCCCCTGCGCTGCTGGAAGGGCTCAAGCTGTGAGGCCCCACCAAGCAAAGGTCCTTTCTCCAGCGCCTCTGTCACCCGGGCGCTTGGGGCTTGCTGCAGATGTACGGCCGTGACTGGGAGCAGCCTGCACTCGCGACAGCCCCGTCGTACAAATACGCACACTCTCCTTGGCCCTGCACCACAAACCTGCAACAAGCAGCACAGGCACCGCTGGCACCACGGGGGTCGCGGTCGTCCCCTCAAGCACCAGGAGGGGACAAGGGCTGCCTGCGAGGGACAGCCCCAGCAGACACGTCCCACCAGGGCCCTGCCCATCCCACCGCAGGACTGTCTCCTCACGGCCCCGGCTCCCAACGGGACTCACCTCTGGTTGAAGCTGCTGCCATCCACCCACTGCAGGCGCTCGCCCCGTCTCCGCAGCCCAAGCCAGCAATCAACATGGGCCTTCTGACTCCAGAGGAACTCCTGGGCTCGACACAGAGAAGCCAACAGTCAGGagatgctgccagccccacgctggTCCCTGACAGCCCCACACGGCTACCACCAGCCCTGggatggcagcagctcccaccccacgCCTGCTCCAAcaagctccagagctgctgcaggagctcaccAGCCCGGCCAGCGCTCTCACTCCTGCTCTGACACAGCTCGGCTCCAACCCCGGGCTCTGCACCCAACCCAGgaacacccccaaacccccacgcAGCCACAACAGCCCCTCACTCACCATCTCCCACTCCCTCCGGGGCATGGCCAGCGAGGCCCCATGCGAGGAGCACTGCTCCTGGCTCCACTCCCAGCTCCCCTCGTCCCTCGACAGGTAGTAGCAGACATTGCGGTACCCGACCCAGTCATCAGGACAGGCCAGCACCAGAGCCACAGGCACAGCTGGATCCCCTCCACATCTTcctgctggagagggaagggcagaagggcagaggatTGGGCTCCACAGGGACCAGGGGACACAGCTCcgcggggcagggaaggaggcagccgcTCCTCCCTTACCTGAGAGTGCAGCAACAGCCACGGCCTGAGCCAGCAccagagccaccagcacagccag is part of the Rissa tridactyla isolate bRisTri1 chromosome 27, bRisTri1.patW.cur.20221130, whole genome shotgun sequence genome and encodes:
- the LOC128901662 gene encoding uncharacterized protein LOC128901662, with translation MAVAVPGEGVEKLQLSVCGVEGSGGSLLCSLGRLCWGWWGWEGDSTVLTPSGSFSLQAGAPRSIQCVPWCWLCWWLWCWLRPWLLLHSQEDVEGIQLCLWLWCWPVLMTGSGTAMSATTCRGTRGAGSGARSSAPRMGPRWPCPGGSGRWSSSGVRRPMLIAGLGCGDGASACSGWMAAASTREARAHPRRPLPWRGSSQCWRRATNLRKTGLADGWIDTRGARGTAGRSSPAMPEEITYADLAIGPGNRRRDLHSLPQPGASGCPQWHRTALWTGWTGNLLLGVAVVAMGCSLLHQQSENPGIRKNVSGNVGDGNIIPQNVCSELRGALCSSKPQEGAGCKLCPMNWMPRGTKCYWESGGINPWSASREDCANRGAELLLLEDQDELDFLNRTLQKPTSYFWIGLYAGKGWTWLNGSRLDPSRFQLSPRAEGGSCGVIKEGRISSESCGSMSRWICQKKATQL